The DNA segment GGGGTTGGACGACCTGGACGCCGAAGTGGAATCCCTGTCCGGTGGGTGGAGAAAGCGGGTGGCCCTGGCCCAGGCCTGGCTGAAGGAGCCCGACGTGCTCGTCCTGGACGAGCCCACCAACCACCTGGATCCCGACCAGGTGGAGAAGCTCGAAGCTTGGCTTCAGGCCTACGGCGGCGCCCTGCTCCTGATCACCCACGACCGCCATCTCCTGGACGGGGTGGTGACCCGGATGCTGGAACTCGAGGAGGGCGCGCTCCGGAGCTACGAGGGCGGCTACAGCGACTACCTCCTGGAGAGGTCCGATCGGGAGTTCCGCGAGGCCCGCCTCACCGAGCACATGCAGAACCGCCTCCGCCGGGAGATGGCCTGGCTGCGCCGCGGTGCCAAGGCCCGCACCCGCAAGTCCAAGCTGCGCATCCAGGACGTGCTGGACCTGAAAGACGAAGTGGGGGAGCGCACCCGCCTGGAAATCCGCCAGGGCCTGGCCTTCGCCGCAGGCGGCAACCGCAGCGACGCCCTGATCCGCGCCGAGGGCCTCCGGTTCGCCTATCCGGGCGCTCCCGAACTTCTGGAAGGCCTGGACGTGAACCTCCAGCGGGGGATGCGCATCGCCCTCCTGGGGCCCAACGGCTGCGGCAAATCCACCCTGCTCAAGCTGCTGCTGGGCGAGCTGGAGCCGAACTCCGGCGAGGTGGTCCGGCATCCCAAGCTGGCCGCCACGGTCATCTCCCAGGGCCGGGGCGAACTGGACGGGACCCGCAGCATCCTGGACAACCTGGCGGACCGCGCCGCCCTGGTGGACACGGGCAACGGCACGGTGCTCGCGCACGTCTACCTCACCCGCTTCGGGTTCCCCGTGGACCAGCAGGCGCGGAGCGCGGCCACCCTCAGCGGCGGCGAGCGCAACCGGCTGCTGCTCGCCAAAGCCATGCTCAGCCCCGCGGATCTACTGGTCCTCGACGAACCCACCAACGACCTGGACATTCCCACCCTCCAGAACCTGGAAGAGGCCCTGACGGGGTTCGGCGGCACGCTGCTGCTGGTGAGCCACGACCGCTTCTTCCTGGATCAGGTGGCCACCCACACCCTGGCCTGGAACGGAGAGGGGACGCCGCGCTGGGAGTGGTACGAAGGCCCGCCCTCCACGGTGCGGACCCTTCGGGAAGCCCGGGCCGGGGAGCAGGCCGCCGCGCGCATCGAGGCCCGCCCCGCTCCGAAATCCGAAGCCCCCCGGGCCCGCAAGCCCGGCCTCTCCCAGAAGGAACAGCGCCGCCTCGCGGAGGTGGAGGGGGCCATGGAGGACCTTCATGCCCGACTAGCGGATCTGGAGGTCCAGTTGGCCGATCCCAAGGCCTTCCTGAGCGCCGAGGCCCCCGGCCACCGGGCTTTGAAGGACCGGGACGCCGCCAAAGCCGACCTGGAACGCCTCGAACTGGAATGGCTGGAGCTGGAAGAAAAGCGAAGCGAAGGCTGAGGCATCACAAGTTGTCACCCGGCCGGGCGGTCCGGGAGGCTTTTCGCTACCCTGGAGCCTGGACTTTGTCTTTTCCCCGTGGAGCGCCCATGCGTGCGATGTCTTTCGCCCTCCTTCCCGCCGTCGCCCTGGTCGCCCAGGCCCCGGCCAACGCCGACCTCGCCCAGCGGTTCAATTCCGAGCTGCCGGGCCTCAACCAGATGCTGAAGGAGCTGAAGGCCCAGGAGGCTCTCGTCAAGGTGGAGACCCTCATCCCCGCCCAGCGCCCCGCCTTCGACGCCTCCTCCTCCCAGGCCATCGGGAAGAGCCTCGACAACGCCCAGGGCCTGATGTCCCTCTACCGCCTCCACGCCAACATCGCCTCCGAGGCCGGGCAGTGGGAAAAGGCGATCGAGATCCAGGAGCGCCGCGCCCGCGATGCCCGCGCCATCCTGGCGGACCTCGAGAAGGCCCAGTCGCCCCTGGCCGCCCAGTGGAAGAAGGCCACCCAGGATTCCACCGACTACGTCGCCAAGAACGAGGCCCGGAAGCTCGAGCTGGAGCCCAAGGTGAACGCCTTCAAGGCGGAGTACGACGAGATCAAGGCCGGCAAGAAGAAGCTGAGCCGCAAGGAGGCCGACGAGTTCAACGCCCGCGCCGCCGAGATCCAGAACGACGAGCAGGAGCTGGCCCAGATCACCGCCGCCCTGCCCGTGCACAAGCAGAACCTGATCACCGCCCCCAAGGTCACCAAGCTGCTGAACGACAACCGCAAGGAAGTCGAAGGCATGATCCAGGCGGCGGACGAGGCCGTGGCCAAGGCCAAGCAGGCCGTGAGCACTCAGAACGACGAGATCACCAAGTTCAACACCGACCAGGTGCTGAAGAAGGTGAAGATCGTGGGCAAGAAGAACTGGGTGGACGCCGTCCTCCGCAATCCCGAGAACGTGACCAAGCTCAGCGGCGCCCAGGCCCAGGCCGGTTTCCTCAACCGCCTGCTGGTCCTGGATCCGGGAAACGCCGCCGCCCAGAAGGCCCTGGACAACCTGAAGCAGGGGAAGGAGCCCTTCCCCAAGGACGCCAAGGGCGCGAAGAAGGGCGGCGCCAAGAAGAAGTAATGGCGCCAGTCCCCACTTGGAAGGAGCGACCATGAGCCGCCTCGGATGCCTGCTTGCCTTCGCCCTGGTCGCCCATCTGGGCGCCCAGAGCCTCACCGACCGCTTCAAGGAAGTGCGCGGCCCGTGGGAGGTCCAGCTCGAGCGAGGCGATGCGGCCACCGTCCGCCGCGGCGTCGAGGCCCTTCTCGGCCGCGAGGGGCTGACGGTCAATCCCTCGGATTACAACGACATGCACGCCCTGGTGGCCCTCCGCAGCCTGGCCGCCCGGGCCTGCGTGGCCGAAGGGAGCTGGGAGGAGGCCGTCGTCCACCTCCAGAAGGCCCAGGCGGTGGCGGAAGAGAACCTCCGCACCGCCGAGCCGCTCCTGGCCAAGACCCGCATGGAACATGAGCTGAAGCTGCGGGAATTCCGCGAGGCCATGGAGAAGCAGGCGCCCCGGGCGAAGGAACTGGAGGAGGCCCCCGGCCTCTCCCAGGACCAGATGAAGCTCCGGCAGCAGCTGAAGATCTTCATGGACGAGCAGAAGGCCGCCATCGCCCACAGCGAGCGCGCGCTGAAGGACATCGAGGCGATCCTGGACCGCCTGCGCCAGACCAAGGACAGCACCGCCAAGGCCTCGGCGGATTGGCAGGCCTTCCTCGCCCGCGAAAAGGCCGAACTGGCCGAAGCCGGCGGAACGGCCCCCTACGTCGCCGAAAAACTGGAACAGGTGAAGGCGGATGACGCCCGCCCGCGCCCCGAGCGCCTCACCTACGCCCGCCGCCTCCAGAAGCTCGATCCCGGCAACAAGGACGTGGTCCGGCTGGTGAACGGCCTCCTGGGCCAGGATGAAGCCGCCTCCGAAGCTCCCAAGCCGGCGAAGAAGCGCAAGGCCGCCGCCAAAAAGTAAGGGGCGAGTCTCCCATGAAACGAAAAGCGGCCCCGCGAGGCCGCTTTTCGTTTGCTGAAGATTCCTAGAACACGAAGCCGAAGCCCACCTTCAGGAAGTCGGTGCTGGGCGGATCGCCCGCGTCCACGTCGTGGCCCGTGAGCGTCTTGTGGTAGGAAGCCTCCAGGGTGAACCGCATGCCTGCGTCGTAGCCGAAGCTGTGGCCGACGCCGATGGTCCCCCCCATGCGGCTCTTCCGGGTCGTGTCGGTGTAGTCGTAGAGCGGATCGCCGAAGCTCCGGTCGAACTGCTCGAAATCCGCGGACAGCCCCGCCAGCAGGTACAGCCCGCGGTGCCGGAACGCCGTCCCCTGGGGGAAGATCTGGAGGTCGCCGCCCACGTTGAACTGGGAGTGGCGGAGGTTGATGGTGGCCTCCCCGGCGGCGCGGTTGGTGCCGTTCTCTCCGGAGCCGCTGAGGTTCAGGCGGATGGCGAGGTTGCGGTCCATGGGAAAGCTGACCGTGAAACTGCCGCCCAGGCCCACGTCGTAGGTCTCCTTCTGGGGCGCGATGACGTAGCCGGCGGAAGGGCTGAAATAGGCCGGATAGGTCTTGCTGGAAAAATCACCCGTCGGGGAGATCAGGTTCAGGCTGAACCCGAAGTGGGGGCTCTGGGCGCCGAGGGTGGCGCCGGAAGCGAGGAGCAGGGGAAGCAGGAGCAGCGGGGTACGGCGCATGGGACCTCCGAGGGGAAACGTGCGGGCTACGCAGCGAAGGGTATGCCAGGTTACGGCGCACGCTACGAATCGTTGGATGCCGCCACTGCGGGGAAAGTTGAGGGGGCGCGCCGCCGCGGCGTTTTGCCTCGGTCCGCTGAGGTTTGCAACAGCGGGCTTTGGCGCGGGGCGGCGATGGCCTACTCTGGTTCAAACGGGATGGTTCATGGCGTGGAAGCAGGATCTGGCAAAGTTGAAACAGCAGTTGGGCCCGGAAACCGCCCAGCCGCCCAAGGCCCGGCCCAAGCCCGCCCCTCGGCCTGAAAAGACCGGCAGCCTGGACGACGAGGATGCCGTGTTCCTGTCGGCCATGGGCTTGAAGCCCAGTGAGCGCAAATCGGCTCCTGCGGCCGATAGGCCCGCGCCCCTCGCCTCGGCGGATCCTACCCCGCCCCCTCCTCCCACCCCGGAGACCTTCGAAGCCGCGCTGCTGGACCTCAAGGGGCTCCGGCCCCTTTCCAAGGGATTCCAGGGGACTCCCACGCCGGTTCCCGCCAAGGAAGCGCCGGCCCTCCCCGTCGCGGTCGAACCCGCGCCTGTTGTTCTCCCTCCGCCGGAAGCTCCGGTGCCAGAACCCGAAGTGCCGGTCGCAGCCGCGGAATCCGCGGCCGTGCCTACGCGGTTCCAGTTGGCGGCGGGAATGGCCATCGACGTGGACGGAATGCTGGACCTGCGGGGCCACACCGTGCCCGACGCCGTGGAGCGGCTGAAGGACCGGCTGGGCGACGGGCAAGTTCTGGGCTGGCGGAGCATCCAGGTCATGCTGGGCCCCGATCCGAAATTGCACGAGGGACTCCTGGAGCTCCTCGCCTCCGGCCAGGCCCCGATGGTGGCGCGCTACGCCCAGGCGCCGGTCCCCATGGGGGGCACCCAGGCGTGGCTGCTGTACTTCGTCTCCCAGCCCTGATCCGGACGCGTCCCAATCCGATGGAGAATGCCTGATGAGCTTGCTGGTGGTCGGCAGTGTGGCCTTCGACGACCTGGAAACCCCCTTCGGGAGCCGCGAGCGCGCCCTGGGCGGGTCGGCGACCTACTTTTCCCTGAGCGCCA comes from the Geothrix sp. 21YS21S-4 genome and includes:
- a CDS encoding ABC-F family ATP-binding cassette domain-containing protein codes for the protein MEASESSGQGLLQPWESERSEEPFLPSIALSLINVTKRYGATPILDRLNLGLFQGEKVGLIGRNGAGKSTLFRLLSGDETPDEGEVIVTQGLRIARLSQEPHFATGASVRQALEAALADHAALLERHQAIHERLHGAKSSEEGRLLDELQSVEHQLERWGWDLTPRLKAAATTWGLDDLDAEVESLSGGWRKRVALAQAWLKEPDVLVLDEPTNHLDPDQVEKLEAWLQAYGGALLLITHDRHLLDGVVTRMLELEEGALRSYEGGYSDYLLERSDREFREARLTEHMQNRLRREMAWLRRGAKARTRKSKLRIQDVLDLKDEVGERTRLEIRQGLAFAAGGNRSDALIRAEGLRFAYPGAPELLEGLDVNLQRGMRIALLGPNGCGKSTLLKLLLGELEPNSGEVVRHPKLAATVISQGRGELDGTRSILDNLADRAALVDTGNGTVLAHVYLTRFGFPVDQQARSAATLSGGERNRLLLAKAMLSPADLLVLDEPTNDLDIPTLQNLEEALTGFGGTLLLVSHDRFFLDQVATHTLAWNGEGTPRWEWYEGPPSTVRTLREARAGEQAAARIEARPAPKSEAPRARKPGLSQKEQRRLAEVEGAMEDLHARLADLEVQLADPKAFLSAEAPGHRALKDRDAAKADLERLELEWLELEEKRSEG
- a CDS encoding outer membrane beta-barrel protein, with the translated sequence MRRTPLLLLPLLLASGATLGAQSPHFGFSLNLISPTGDFSSKTYPAYFSPSAGYVIAPQKETYDVGLGGSFTVSFPMDRNLAIRLNLSGSGENGTNRAAGEATINLRHSQFNVGGDLQIFPQGTAFRHRGLYLLAGLSADFEQFDRSFGDPLYDYTDTTRKSRMGGTIGVGHSFGYDAGMRFTLEASYHKTLTGHDVDAGDPPSTDFLKVGFGFVF
- a CDS encoding Smr/MutS family protein yields the protein MAWKQDLAKLKQQLGPETAQPPKARPKPAPRPEKTGSLDDEDAVFLSAMGLKPSERKSAPAADRPAPLASADPTPPPPPTPETFEAALLDLKGLRPLSKGFQGTPTPVPAKEAPALPVAVEPAPVVLPPPEAPVPEPEVPVAAAESAAVPTRFQLAAGMAIDVDGMLDLRGHTVPDAVERLKDRLGDGQVLGWRSIQVMLGPDPKLHEGLLELLASGQAPMVARYAQAPVPMGGTQAWLLYFVSQP